cactggcccaAGATGGcccaagagaagaaaggaaggctgTTGACTCACAAAGCCCCACTCCCCCTACTCAAATCCAGGTCACATGCAGTCATGATATGAccctctgatatcatggtcttctttgagaatgaaggacaaacatcaagctCTACCCCCAACTATAAGCTCCTCCCCAGGGCTCAAATTTCACCGTGGTCCCAGCCCACCAGTTTAGTCAACTCTCAGATCTCCCCCTCTCCAGGGCCTCTACCACCTTCCTCCTCAGattcacctcctcctcctcctgagcAGAAAGACTGTCAAGCTAAAACTGCAGCACCAGCCTAACTGAAAGAAATGGAGCCTCTACTTTGAGGAACTGGCAGCAAATGGCTCTTGGGAAAACTGAAGGTCAGATACGACTTGTACATGTAAACCAGGTTGGAGTGTACTAAATTGTTCCCAGTCAGATGTGCTGGACCTTCTACAAGCAGACCAGAGATTAAGGCAAAATACACAAGAAATTGGACATTGAGGTGATATGACAAGGAACTGTAAGAATAAGAATGAGAGCTATTTGGATTTGAATTGCTTTATCCTACTCTGAATGCAATCAGTCTAAAATGTCCCAAGTGACAGTTAGATGAAGTGCTTTTTCTATgtaagaaaattcaaaaatgcATTGAACAGAATTGATGTGATTTTGATCCAAAATTTCAATCTATCACATTGTTCTGATGCAGTAAGGGAAAACACCTCCAAGTAAAATGtcttccacattgattacattcttaagatttctctccagtgtggctTCTCTGATGTTCAGTAAGAAGGTATCTCCgtgtaaaagcctttccacaatgattgcattcataaggtttctttcCAATGTGAATACTCTGATGTTCAGTAAGACGAGACCTTCGAGAAAAAGCCTTTTCACATTgattgcattcataaggtttctctccagtgtggctTCTCTGATGTGAAGTAAGAAGGTACCTCtgtgtaaaagcctttccacattgatcacattcataaggtttctctccagtgtggctTCTCTGATGTGCAGTAAGACTAAATTTCCATGTAAAAACCTtaccacattgattacattcataaggtttctctccagtgtggttGTTCTGATGTGCAGTGAAATGGGCCTTCCGAGTAAATGTCTTTCCACATTGtttgcattcataaggtttctctccaatGTGGATGCTCTGATGTTCAGTAAGGTTGGATTTCTgtctaaaagtctttccacagtgagtacattcatagggttttttCCCAGTGTGGATGCTGTGATGTTTAATAAGATTGGTCTTCtgtgtaaaagcctttccacattgattacattcataagatttctctccaatatggattctctgatgtgcagtAAGACTACCTTTCCATGTAAAaacctttccacactgattacactcataaggtttctctccagtgtggattctctgatgtacagtaagaCTACCCTTCAATGTAAAaacctttccacactgattacattcataaggtctctctccagtgtggattctctgatgtgaaATAAGAAGGTACCTCTGAgaaaaagtctttccacattcattacattcataaggcttttctttcttttgggttttttcagGTGTAGCACAGAATTCTTTCCATGTAAAGTTGCAGGGATTCTCATTTATGACTCTTTGCTTGTGAGTTTCTTTCACAGAAAGGTGTAGCTTCTCAGTAGTCTCCATTTCAAGTCTGATTCCTTCttctaaaagaaacaaataataaaagaagcACTCAtacactatacacacacacacacacacacacatatatatatacatttatatcccATTCCCACCACTGGTAGAACCTAAacgtatttattttttattgccctAGATAAAGAAAAGTCTTCAAACTTTCATGGAAATAACTATACCAATTTGAATGCTTCTAGTTCAAATCCCGAGGATGATTTAATTTACAAAGAGCAGGACATGCAATCACATGGGACCCTCATAAAAAATGTATTCCTAAAGGGGGGCCAGCTCAGGCAGTGAATGCACAATGGCCTTCTGACTTGATCCAATTCCCAGCAGTTGTGACTAGTTCACAAGTAAGGTGAATGGGCATGTTCAGGTCACACTATTTCACATATCTCCACTTTCAACCTTTGCATTTCCCTTtgtattttcaattctttcttcataGATACAATGACTTTTGGTACACAGATaatcatttcaatttattttgaataCAAATTATTTCATGATCCATGTTACCTGTAAGTACAATGTAATTTCCTAGTAATCACTTTcaatcttacttttttcttttgcgGCATCTGACGTCATATGCAGAATACCAACattggttttttttgtatttacctGAAGCATAAGAGATTTGTTCTGACCCATTACTTTTATGGAATAGTCAttaattccttctttttaaaaaaagatctgtaTATGGCACTGcttcctaaaataaaattaaaatccttCTAAAACACATgatttaaaaaagtatgtttcctATATCTGAAAATATGTGTCTCATGGAAGAATTCAAGTTAATCCTCCTTTTGTAAGGAAGGTGACAGCATGCTTCACAATTAGTCTTCTTGCCATTCTTCCCACTTAGAGGTTCACATATTCCCTGAAGGACTGGTCCAAAGGATATGAGCTAAAAATTTATCCATGGCAGCTTAAGCAGTAACTATTTGTCCAATTTGGTTGCAAATATAATTATCCTCTGAAACAAAAAGTATGTTTCAACCTTAATGGCTATGTTTCTGTAATGATACAAAATTATCTTGAACAGCAATGCACTGCTTTTGAGAATTATATAATGATTATATCAGattgtagggtgtgttcaaggaagactaataTCTTGGTATGAGGGTTATTGAGtacttttcagggctgctttcccccttttatgtccacctgagccacctctcacctgtggctccaagaagctatagcatgtaTAGTGGCCACTCCAGGAAACCATTTAGGCAGGCAGACTAAACCtggttgagggtaactgaaggagtctcaaactcattggtgagcAGTGCaaggtgtctaccccaagcatgtgaagtcttccactggtggaataggcagaagagaacaattagttccaatggccatgaaggcagctgaagcaggtgctttGGAATGCTTAGAGGTTGGTTAGACATCGAAGACACCAAgctcatccactgcatctagtcATCACCAGCTTTCTTCACTTTATCTTACTATGCTGGATCAGGATGATGTAGGAAGAGAGACTGAGGCAGTTGACATTGTGCagctctacctcatttaaatccagtttacaCATGCAATAAAACATATCACtaataaccattcctcaaagtcctatgGCGACAGCCtggtgatgaagcagcaggtgcagatacactgggagctgtagtcacatcCCGGCACTCAGGCGGCCCAGGTCATAGGGTCATTTCCCCAATGAAAGCAGAAATGAGTTTCAGCAGTCCCCTGAATGCTTGAGCAGTCCTAAGGATCATGCTGCTCACCTTCTgttgtgaggaaggggctagaaaaggtgacCTAAAAATTGTCTGGTTACACAACCCTGGATTGATTACTGTAGCAGGCAGGAAGCCCATTATGTGGTTGggacacaaaaaaaaatctaaaagaaattcatcaataaAAATTCCACTCACCGCTGCTGCATGGAACttgtgcacactcatagacaacacaaggaCCAATACACCTGAAAGATGAATAGTTCATAACTCAGCAGATATGGTATCCAAGTAGCAGCCCTGAGCAAAACAAGGCTGGCAAAGGAAGGGCAATTTACCCAAAGTCAgaactggatacacatttttctgaagTGGCTGCAATGAAGGGGAATGCCATGAAGCTGGGATAGATTttgaaatcaaaactaatctagtcagcaTTCTTGAATGTCTACCAAAAGAGTGAACATcgggctcatgacaatgagattgacactgAAAACAACATGCCACCATCATGACAAAgtgatgaaatttttaaaaaatttatgaataCCTGGAGACACTTATCATCAAtttaccaaaagaggacaagcttatactattgggtgattttaatgctagagtaggctcagattaccagacatgacagggagttcttgggaggaatggagtgaagacttgcacatctcatgaccttctcatcacaaacactgtctttcatttacctaaatacaataaaacttcctggatgcacccttgcaGCCAACATTGGTATCTATTAGACTATATGATTGTAAggggaagagacagacaggatgtgagaatgacaaaggcaatgtgtggtacagagtgctaacagactcatcctctctaagctaaatattcacattcaaccaaagtgacCTTCCCAAGGTAAAaggaatactagaagaattaatgtcaagacattagagtgtctctctgagggGGAACAGTTTGTTGCCAACTTGGAGGGAAAACAGAGCCAACACTCAGTTGGCAAATATGGAGCAAAAAAAGAGTGCGCAGGTTTCAGAGATCTGGTACACAAGACTACATTTGCTCATTGAGGCCAGAGCATTCCCAAAATCCAAGATTggttgatgaaaatgatagggaaatacagaagctgctaaatgaaaaatgagaactccataggGCTTACCAGAAAGATAGtacatccatttctaagaaggcaacatttcattccatcaaagtaaagtccaagtgaagcttagagagatgcaggactcttggctcagtaagaagacagatgaatttcagttttatgcagacagtaacaaatcaaaatgcttttaaggtgccctgaaagctatttattggccaaagacatatggtgtaCCTCAGGGACTTGGTCCAAAAGAGGTGGGTTGAACACtcccatagtgttcttaacagatcatcatcaattaatgcagaagccactgactgtttacctcaagttgaagtcagtcaacccctagctgaagttccaaatgaagatgaggtttttgaatgccattaggctcctttcaagtggcaaagcacctgatgCTGCTTCTATTCCAGcagagatctacaaggtgggtgggtggggttttttccaggttatatggcatgaaggtgttatcccccaagaattcaaggatgcctctctTGTCCATCTCTAAAAACATAAAGAGAATAgactgtcctgtgacaatcacagggtatttctcttttagtcatttttgaGAAGATTCTCACCAAAGTCCatctcaataggttgatccttcacccAGATGATGGTCACATCCTTGAGAGCCAGTGTAATTTCAGAAAGCCTccaggaacagtcaatatggtgtttgctgtccAACAGTTCCAGgcaaaatgccaggaacagaacagaggtctttATACAACACTTGTAGAACTGAttaaggtctttgatactgtcagtttgagggcttatggaaaattatgtcaaaatttggttgtcctgaaaagttcatcagtattgtacatcaattctATGACaacatgcttgcctgggttctggataatggacaatgTACTCGAGATTTACCactcaccaatggagtgaaacaaggatgtgtccttgttcccatgctttATAGggtgatgttttcagccatgttatcaaacacctttaCTGAAGATAAACacggcctcaaggtcagctatcaTACTGATgctaaattcttcaacttgaaaagactagaagccaagaccaaagtggagggagtgttggtgtatgatcttctgtttacaGATTATTGTGCACTCAGTGCAATCCCTGAAGCTGAGAAGCAACAAAATAAGGATGATTCTCTggtgcttgtgctaattttgtctaacaattaacaccaagaaaattctggtgctccatcaaccaggaCCACAGCGTCCATATGCAGAATCATTGATTAAAGCAAATGGAGAAggtttgagtactgtggacaagttcacttaccttggcagtgtcctttccaaggacaaacgtattgccagagctagctgaGCATTTGAGAAGCtccgaaagaaagtgtgggagagaagaggtattagataaATACCAAATGAAGAGTCATGCTGACCTCAttactatatgcctgtgaaacctgaactgtctaccagcaccatatcagtaaactgaattgctttcatttaaattgtcttagggaaATTCTCAAGATCACCTGGAGGGAGAAAATACCAGACACCAAGGTCCTTTCTCTACCTAAAGTGCTTAGCATtccaaaattattaaataaagtgCAACTGTGATGGGCTGGGCATGTGGTTAGAATGTTAGAAGTATGCTAGccaaccccctcccccattttatggagaactcaaacaGGGCAAGCGCTCACAAGAGGCAATACTATGACAacctgaagatctcattgaaggactttaaaattgattgtacagcatgggagacactggcacaggactgtatAGCATGACGTGACCTCATCAGTGAAGATGCTGCACTCTAcaaggaagacagaattgaagcagctggAAGGAAACATGACAAACATAGGTGGTAGAGCAAGCTAAGCttgtactggtctgatcagccacagttggacacattgtaatgtttcaaacatagtgaagtcatttttgtcattttggtcttctttgataaagaaggacaaaacttccagccaagatgacgGAGAGAAGATGGGCACTGTATTAAGGTGTTCCTGGTAtcctctcaaaaataacatgaaagaaacttcttaacagaaactcaatagacaaaacccaaaaaaagaaggtaggagaagaacaactaccaacaaggtctgtcttagGGAACCGTGGGTGAACAGGGGATGGAGACCAGAGGCAGCTGGGAGAAGCCAGAGAAGTGGCCTCAGCCACAGAGGCTTAACCAACTTTAGTGGAGTCTttaggctggggggggggggggggtctgcatGCCTGGAAATTGTCCAGCTAGGTGCAGGACTTGAGCTCCCCAGTTTTAAGGAAGCATTGTTCCAAGAACAAACagtattccccccaccccctcaggctcagatGGACTACAGAGACTGGCTTCCTcacccagggcccagcccatagttcaaggtcaactcaaaaACCCTGCGGCCCCTCCTCACttcctcctcacccccccccccccccactccctccaggattgggagagggcttcaatcactccaaagaaagcaaccagcactgcCTACTGGcgggcccttggaattactaaatcaagtgaacaaagcctctgaGAGctactagaaaaatgaagaaaaaccagcgAAAAGGGGGACCcatagagaaatacttagaagaaccAGATTCTgacccagagagatctagtacttctatatgaattggtttccagcccagaaagacttcctgttagaaatcaggaaggagtttaaaaatcaattggaaaagttgggaaaagaaactcaagagaaaattaacatgttgcaagagaaaattaacatctcgcaacaagaaaacaaatccttggaaaatacaattggacaaatacaaaaagaaaataattttctcaaaaccatacttgggcaaatggaaaattccttcaaaaatagaattgaccaatttgaaaaggagttgcaaaaggtaaacgaagaaaattcttctctaaaaaaaaaaatggaacctgtggaaactaatgacttcatgagacaacaagattctgttaaataaaagcaaaagactgaaaaaaatggaagaaaatgtaaaatacctcatcagcaaaaccaatgacgTCGAAAAatgattgagaagggacaacctaagaattatggggcttcctgaaaacactgaagagaaaaaaaggtctggacttaatattacaggatttagtgatggaaaactaccctgatcagggaaccagagggcaaaatagttattgaaagaatacattaatccattccagaaagagatcctaaattgaaaacaccaaggtATGTtgtgccaaattccagaactatcagataaaagagaaaatcctgcaagcaggcagaaagaaacaatttaaataccaaggagtcacagtaaggattatgcaggacctggctgcatcaacattaagggatcgaagggcctgaagtgagatattctgaagagcaagggagctaggaatgcagccaagaatccactatccagcaaagctgaacattcTCTTCTGGGGGAAAgacagacatttaatgaaaagggagacttccaacatttcctgaagaaaagaccagagctaaatagaaaatttggacatcaaacaagaagctcaagagatgcaagaaaaaaaagagcaaaggaaaaaactctactctccaataagatgaaactggctatatccctagctgggagaaagactccaataaaGGTCAAGAATCAGTGATTCTATCAACCTGACTGTTTTTGATCAAGTACAGCACAATTTTTTACATTCTCAACAATTTGCAAACTTCCAGGAAGGCTTGATATTCATGTGGAAATGGTCAAAGGCATGGAAAGGCCCTCAGTGGCTATCACTGAACCAGAAGACGTCTCTCATTCCTAGTTGACTTTGTAATCACATCTCATTTAACCTGTACTCAACCAGACCAAGATAatacttgagtttgaattcttgcAGCAGTAATGGAAGGCTAATGGAAAATCAAGGTCCCTAGGCATGCATAGTAGAAAGTATCATGAAAACCTCATGTCCCATAACAACCGTTCCATGAAAACAGACTCTAAAAATGCTACACTGAAATGCTGAGTCATTTTCTAATTTGAACTTAGTTTCTATTTATGTTACTCTTCTTCTGTCAGATCCTCAAAGGAAATAGCTGGCATCCTAAGTTACTCATTCAGTAGAATTTCAGTGAAAAGGTAGTCAATTTTTccatagaaaacaaaattgtaaCTGAAGAAATTCTAGCCTTTCAAAGGTTGTTTTGTATCTAAatagtattaaaaagaaaaaaattaccaaatttGTAATAGTAATTAGCAATTCATTTTCACTTGTTTGAGAGTCTAAAAATAAGATGAATTTCCATTCCTGAGAGGGAGTTTGTCAAATTCAATATCCACTTTCTACCTCATAGATGTATGAGCATTTTAGCCATATTCTCTTCAAAAATCTGAATGCTACTATGGATaggattattttatatatatatatatgtgtatatatatatatacatatatacacacacacacacacacacacacacacacacattattaaaaaaacaaaataacaacattTGCAATGGACCtgcaaataaatcatttaaaaagtaattagcAATTCATTTTGACTGATttgtgaagttaaaaaaatccaTCCCACAGTAGGAGACTATGTCGTTCGGCAAATCAGAGgactcctgtttgcctcagttttttgtaaaatgggcataataataacacCAAACTTCTAGAGTTCTTATGAAGTTAAAGTGAGATAATACTTAAACAGTACaggacacatagtaggtgctatataaatgctagctattacttctctttgattttgactttttaattccCAGTGTTGTTCTCCTTCTTAAACCATTTTCACTCCTTGCATTCCTTTATTTCCCTATTGCCCtaaattaattttccattttaaaatagtCTCTTTTCCAAGGATTAACTCTTGTTAGTAAACTGGATTCTGAACTCTGTGACAgcagactgtcttttgtctttctttgtagccTCGTGGCTTAGCTTTGCTTCTTAGcctttttatcaaagaagaccaaaataacatcactatgtttgagacaaatgacagtgagTCAAAATGTGGCTGATCAGCCCAACATCAGCTCAAAATGCTCTACCCCAGGTTGGAT
Above is a window of Macrotis lagotis isolate mMagLag1 unplaced genomic scaffold, bilby.v1.9.chrom.fasta BILBYCTG047, whole genome shotgun sequence DNA encoding:
- the LOC141504060 gene encoding uncharacterized protein LOC141504060, producing the protein MYIYMCVCVCVCIVYECFFYYLFLLEEGIRLEMETTEKLHLSVKETHKQRVINENPCNFTWKEFCATPEKTQKKEKPYECNECGKTFSQRYLLISHQRIHTGERPYECNQCGKVFTLKGSLTVHQRIHTGEKPYECNQCGKVFTWKGSLTAHQRIHIGEKSYECNQCGKAFTQKTNLIKHHSIHTGKKPYECTHCGKTFRQKSNLTEHQSIHIGEKPYECKQCGKTFTRKAHFTAHQNNHTGEKPYECNQCGKVFTWKFSLTAHQRSHTGEKPYECDQCGKAFTQRYLLTSHQRSHTGEKPYECNQCEKAFSRRSRLTEHQSIHIGKKPYECNHCGKAFTRRYLLTEHQRSHTGEKS